Proteins encoded by one window of Xiphophorus couchianus chromosome 13, X_couchianus-1.0, whole genome shotgun sequence:
- the LOC114155819 gene encoding LOW QUALITY PROTEIN: gastrula zinc finger protein XlCGF8.2DB-like (The sequence of the model RefSeq protein was modified relative to this genomic sequence to represent the inferred CDS: substituted 1 base at 1 genomic stop codon): MRTHTGENPFSCVNCGKSFSQKQNLTKHKKIHTGEKPFSCVTCGKSFSQKHNLTKHMMIHTGEKPFSCVNCGKGFSQKQNLTQHMMIHTGEKPFSCVTCGKSFSQKQNLTQHMMIHTGEKPFSCPFSCVTCGKSFSQKHNLTKHMMIHTGEKPFSXVNCGKSFRQKQELTKHMMIHTGEKPFSCGNCGKSFCQKQELTKHMMIHTGEKPFSCVTCLKSFSNKHNLTRHMTRHTVEKL; this comes from the exons ATGAGAACTCATACTGGTGAAAatccgttttcatgtgtgaactgtggaaaaagttttagtcaaaaacagaatttaactaaGCACAAGaagattcacactggtgaaaagccattttcatgtgtgacctgtggaaaaagttttagtcaaaaacataatttaactaagcatatgatgattcacactggtgaaaagccgttttcatgtgtgaactgtggaaaaggttttagtcaaaaacagaatttaactcagcacatgatgattcacactggtgaaaagccgttttcatgtgtgacctgtggaaaaagttttagtcaaaaacagaatttaactcagcacatgatgattcacacgggtgaaaagccgttttcatgt ccattttcatgtgtgacctgtggaaaaagttttagtcaaaaacataatttaactaagcatatgatgattcacactggtgaaaagccgttttcatgagtgaactgtggaaaaagctttcgtcaaaaacaggaattaactaagcacatgatgattcacactggtgaaaagccgttttcatgtggcaattgtggaaaaagtttttgtcaaaaacaggaattaactaagcacatgatgattcacactggtgaaaagccgttttcatgtgtgacctgtttaaaaagttttagtaataaacataatttaactcggcacatgacgCGTCACACAGTTGAAAAGCTGTAG